A DNA window from Janibacter sp. A1S7 contains the following coding sequences:
- a CDS encoding SGNH/GDSL hydrolase family protein — MAVLGRIAGRALIGAAGTALAGAAAAGLGYGLIQAEAKMTRRIVGNPFDGAPDDDGVYGAAPGEPVRLLVLGDSTAAGMGADNRYHTIGAILATGLAAIMGRPVELTNEAVVGAESSDLSAQLSRGLARIDQADVAVILIGANDVTHRIDRSVSVKHLQRTVRYLRILDVPVVVGTCPDLGTVEPVPFPLNKLLRQWSRELAAAQTVAAVEAGARTVSLADLLGPEFESSPSVMFSQDRFHPSAAGYARVASALLPTVAAEVDAWPENALGDTAPEPSRGEGIGSLDDAAERAAASPGTEVGPAEVKGHRAGPRGPWAMLRRRGGHEVTDV, encoded by the coding sequence ATGGCAGTGCTGGGCAGGATCGCCGGACGGGCACTCATCGGCGCTGCCGGCACCGCCCTCGCCGGGGCTGCGGCGGCGGGACTCGGCTACGGGCTGATCCAGGCCGAGGCGAAGATGACCCGCCGGATCGTCGGCAACCCCTTCGATGGCGCCCCCGACGACGACGGGGTCTACGGTGCTGCACCCGGGGAGCCGGTGCGCCTACTCGTCCTCGGCGACTCCACCGCTGCCGGGATGGGCGCCGACAACCGGTACCACACGATCGGCGCGATCCTAGCGACCGGGCTCGCGGCGATCATGGGACGCCCGGTGGAGCTGACCAACGAAGCGGTCGTCGGGGCGGAGTCATCCGATCTCAGCGCCCAGCTCTCCCGCGGGCTGGCCCGCATCGACCAGGCAGACGTCGCGGTCATCCTCATCGGCGCCAACGACGTCACCCACCGCATCGACCGATCGGTCTCGGTCAAGCACCTCCAGCGGACGGTGCGCTACCTGCGCATCCTCGACGTCCCGGTCGTGGTCGGCACCTGTCCGGACCTGGGGACGGTCGAGCCGGTGCCCTTCCCCCTGAACAAGCTGCTGCGCCAGTGGAGCCGCGAGCTCGCTGCCGCCCAGACGGTGGCAGCCGTCGAGGCCGGTGCTCGCACGGTGTCCCTGGCCGACCTGCTCGGGCCGGAGTTCGAGTCGAGCCCCTCGGTGATGTTCAGCCAGGACCGTTTCCACCCCTCGGCCGCCGGCTACGCGCGCGTCGCGTCGGCGCTGTTGCCGACCGTCGCCGCCGAGGTCGACGCGTGGCCGGAGAATGCGCTGGGCGACACCGCGCCGGAGCCGAGCCGCGGCGAGGGCATCGGCTCGCTCGACGACGCCGCCGAGCGAGCGGCAGCCTCCCCGGGCACGGAGGTGGGTCCGGCGGAGGTCAAGGGCCACCGCGCCGGCCCGCGCGGCCCGTGGGCGATGCTGCGGCGCCGTGGTGGGCACGAGGTCACCGACGTGTAG
- a CDS encoding cystathionine gamma-synthase has protein sequence MGEQKSAADARASQGFSTRAIHAGYEPDPLTGAVNVPIYASSTFAQDGVGGMRGGFEYARTGNPTRQALEANAASIEGGSYGRAFASGMAATDAMLRAALRPGDHLVIPDDAYGGTFRLIDKVFTHWGIEYTPAPVVDVEAIRAAIRPNTKLVWLETPTNPLLNIGDIAAIAEVAHGAGAKLVVDNTFASPYLQQPLALGADVVLHSSTKYLGGHSDVVGGLLVTDDEQLDADIAFLQNGSGGVPGPFDAYLTMRGIKTLGVRMERHCDNAEAVVDMLSARPEISSVLYPGLPGHPGQEAAQRQMRRFGGMLSVRMAGGVEAAKQLCSRVEVFTLAESLGGIESLIEHPGAMTHASTAGSMLEVPEDLVRLSVGIEEAGDLLADLEQALDGLRA, from the coding sequence ATGGGCGAGCAGAAGAGTGCTGCAGACGCACGCGCGAGCCAGGGGTTCTCCACCCGCGCGATCCACGCCGGCTACGAGCCGGACCCGCTCACGGGCGCGGTCAACGTCCCGATCTACGCCAGCTCCACCTTCGCCCAGGACGGCGTCGGGGGTATGCGGGGCGGCTTCGAGTACGCCCGGACGGGAAACCCGACCCGGCAGGCGCTCGAGGCCAACGCGGCCTCGATCGAGGGCGGCTCCTACGGCCGCGCCTTCGCTTCCGGGATGGCGGCGACGGACGCGATGCTGCGCGCCGCCCTGCGCCCCGGTGACCATCTGGTCATCCCGGACGACGCCTACGGCGGGACCTTCCGCCTCATCGACAAGGTCTTCACCCACTGGGGGATCGAGTACACGCCGGCGCCAGTCGTCGACGTCGAGGCGATCCGCGCGGCCATCCGGCCCAACACCAAGTTGGTGTGGCTGGAGACGCCGACCAACCCGCTGCTGAACATCGGCGACATCGCAGCCATCGCCGAGGTGGCCCACGGCGCCGGCGCCAAGCTCGTCGTCGACAACACCTTCGCCAGCCCCTATCTGCAGCAGCCGCTCGCCCTCGGCGCCGACGTCGTGCTGCACTCGAGCACGAAGTACCTCGGTGGGCACAGCGATGTGGTCGGCGGGCTCCTGGTCACCGACGACGAGCAGCTGGACGCCGACATCGCCTTCCTGCAGAACGGTTCCGGTGGTGTCCCCGGGCCGTTCGACGCGTACCTGACGATGCGTGGCATCAAGACGCTCGGGGTGCGTATGGAGCGCCACTGCGACAATGCCGAAGCGGTCGTGGACATGCTCTCCGCCCGCCCCGAGATCTCTTCGGTGCTCTATCCGGGGCTGCCCGGCCACCCCGGGCAGGAGGCGGCGCAGCGGCAGATGCGCCGGTTCGGCGGGATGCTCTCGGTACGCATGGCCGGAGGTGTCGAGGCGGCCAAACAGCTGTGCTCGAGGGTGGAGGTCTTCACCCTCGCCGAGTCGCTCGGCGGCATCGAGTCGCTCATCGAGCACCCCGGTGCGATGACCCACGCCTCGACCGCCGGGTCCATGCTCGAGGTCCCTGAGGACCTCGTGCGCCTGTCCGTCGGCATCGAGGAGGCCGGCGACCTGCTCGCCGACCTCGAGCAGGCACTCGACGGCCTGCGTGCCTGA
- a CDS encoding cystathionine beta-synthase, whose protein sequence is MQIADHITDLIGDTPLVRLSSVVPPGSGLVAAKVEYLNPGGSVKDRIARKLIDEAEASGELRPGATIVEPTSGNTGVGLALVAQERGYRCIFVCPDKVGKDKIDVLRAYGAQVQIVPSSVPPDHPDSYYSVSDRLTEEIDGAWQPNQFFNLNGPRAHYESTGSEIWAQTEGEITHLVAGIGTGGTITGTGRYLKEISEGHVKIIGADPEGSVYSGGTGRPYLVEGVGEDMWPGAYDPSVPDEVIAVTDDESFAMTRRLAREEGLLVGGSSGMAVVAALRVAQREPDAKIVVLLPDGGRGYLGKIFDDEWMASYGFLPGDDATQGSVGDVLRGKGGELPALVHTHPNETIREAIDILREYGVSQMPVVGAEPPVVIGEVAGAVTERDLLTAVFEGHASLADPVSRHMGAKLPQIGANEPVSAATEALEHSDALLVVEGGNPAGVITRHDLLGHLSHRAKG, encoded by the coding sequence ATGCAGATCGCAGACCACATCACCGACCTGATCGGTGACACCCCGCTCGTCAGGCTCTCCTCTGTCGTCCCGCCCGGATCGGGTCTGGTCGCGGCGAAGGTCGAGTACCTCAACCCCGGTGGCAGCGTGAAGGACCGCATCGCCCGCAAGCTGATCGACGAGGCGGAGGCCTCCGGGGAGCTGCGACCCGGCGCCACCATCGTGGAGCCGACCTCCGGGAACACCGGGGTCGGTCTCGCGCTGGTCGCCCAAGAGCGTGGTTACCGTTGCATCTTCGTCTGCCCCGACAAGGTCGGCAAGGACAAGATCGACGTGCTGCGCGCATACGGCGCGCAGGTGCAGATCGTCCCGAGCTCCGTACCACCCGACCACCCCGACAGCTACTACTCCGTGAGCGACCGCCTCACCGAGGAGATCGACGGGGCATGGCAGCCGAACCAGTTCTTCAACCTCAACGGACCGCGGGCGCACTACGAGAGCACCGGCTCCGAGATCTGGGCCCAGACCGAGGGCGAGATCACCCACCTCGTCGCGGGCATCGGTACCGGCGGCACGATCACCGGTACCGGCCGCTACCTCAAGGAGATCTCCGAGGGGCACGTGAAGATCATCGGCGCCGACCCCGAGGGCTCGGTCTACTCCGGCGGCACCGGACGCCCCTACCTCGTCGAGGGTGTCGGCGAGGACATGTGGCCCGGCGCCTACGACCCGTCGGTGCCGGACGAGGTGATCGCCGTCACCGACGACGAGTCGTTCGCGATGACGCGTCGACTCGCGCGGGAGGAGGGCCTGCTCGTCGGAGGCTCGAGCGGCATGGCCGTCGTCGCGGCCCTGCGGGTCGCCCAGCGTGAGCCGGACGCCAAGATCGTCGTCCTCCTGCCCGACGGGGGTCGCGGCTACCTCGGCAAGATCTTCGACGACGAGTGGATGGCCTCCTACGGCTTCCTCCCCGGCGACGACGCCACCCAGGGCAGCGTGGGTGACGTGCTCCGAGGCAAGGGTGGCGAGCTGCCGGCCCTGGTGCACACGCACCCCAACGAGACGATCCGCGAGGCGATCGACATCCTGCGAGAGTACGGCGTCTCGCAGATGCCGGTCGTCGGCGCCGAGCCGCCCGTCGTCATCGGCGAGGTCGCCGGTGCGGTCACCGAGCGTGATCTGCTCACCGCCGTCTTCGAGGGGCACGCCTCCCTCGCCGATCCGGTGAGCCGGCACATGGGTGCCAAGTTGCCGCAGATCGGCGCCAACGAGCCGGTCTCTGCGGCGACCGAGGCACTCGAGCACTCCGACGCATTGCTCGTCGTCGAGGGCGGCAACCCGGCCGGCGTCATCACCCGGCACGACCTGCTGGGTCACCTGTCCCACCGAGCGAAGGGCTGA
- a CDS encoding S-layer homology domain-containing protein, giving the protein MRTAHPWLSVTRVLVLRLPLAAAVAAALVIGPTAIVDASGDGAEPVTTSMEAVPVAGISQEAVKDTAGVGYNLPETAHRPENRALRTAPGHEPVAPDDDELVAITKKRHTQRFSALGLTWESEQEPVTVWVRTRTADQTWSDWEYVPSADGHGPDPGTGEAQEGTRAGTDPLIVPESDGVQVRVEAEDGTAPRGMKVNLIDPKSAAQDAQVDQKSLSAGSAVAEGTQPGIITRAQWGADESIRRRDPSYGEINGAFVHHTAGTNTYARSDAAGIVRSIYTYHVQGRGWDDIGYNFLVDKFGRIFEGRYGGVAEPVIGAHTLGYNSQSFAMSVLGNYQSKTANAAVLRAYAELFAWKLGRNGVDPASTVTINGDRFNAISGHRDAFATACPGGALYAQLPTIRRDTAALLPDQEPPPFPDVTAATTDFTKEIGWLKDERITMGYADGTFGPKDDISREAMAAFLYRAAGRPAVESAPDFTDVDSSSAFAREIAWLQDERITTGYADGTFGPKKRISREAMAAFMTRFLLEGRVPDATAPYEFSDIAGTQFEDHIAWIADQGLTTGHADGTFRPKSTITREAMAAFLYRSREMMGV; this is encoded by the coding sequence ATGCGCACCGCACACCCGTGGCTCTCCGTCACCCGCGTCCTCGTCCTTCGGCTCCCGCTCGCGGCCGCGGTCGCTGCGGCCCTGGTCATCGGGCCGACGGCCATCGTTGACGCCAGTGGCGACGGGGCCGAGCCGGTCACCACCTCGATGGAGGCGGTGCCGGTCGCCGGCATCAGCCAGGAGGCCGTCAAGGACACGGCCGGGGTCGGGTACAACCTCCCGGAGACGGCGCATCGACCCGAGAACAGGGCCCTGCGGACTGCGCCGGGCCACGAGCCGGTCGCGCCGGACGATGACGAGCTGGTCGCCATCACGAAGAAGCGCCACACCCAGAGATTCTCCGCCCTCGGACTGACCTGGGAGAGCGAGCAGGAGCCGGTGACCGTCTGGGTGCGTACGAGGACCGCAGACCAGACGTGGTCCGACTGGGAGTACGTGCCCTCGGCCGACGGCCACGGGCCCGACCCGGGGACCGGTGAGGCGCAGGAGGGGACCCGGGCGGGAACGGACCCGCTGATCGTCCCCGAGTCTGATGGCGTGCAGGTCCGGGTCGAGGCCGAGGACGGCACTGCACCCCGGGGGATGAAGGTCAACCTCATCGACCCGAAGTCAGCTGCTCAGGATGCACAGGTCGACCAGAAGTCGCTGTCGGCGGGCAGCGCCGTCGCTGAAGGAACCCAGCCGGGGATCATCACCCGCGCGCAGTGGGGAGCGGACGAGTCGATTCGCCGCAGGGATCCGTCGTACGGCGAGATCAATGGCGCGTTCGTCCACCACACGGCCGGGACGAACACCTACGCCCGCAGTGACGCCGCGGGGATCGTTCGCTCGATCTACACGTACCACGTGCAGGGTCGTGGCTGGGACGACATCGGCTACAACTTCCTCGTCGACAAGTTCGGGCGCATCTTCGAGGGCCGCTACGGCGGAGTGGCCGAGCCCGTGATCGGCGCACACACCCTCGGGTACAACTCGCAGTCCTTCGCCATGAGCGTCCTGGGCAACTACCAGAGCAAGACGGCGAATGCCGCGGTGCTAAGGGCCTACGCCGAGCTGTTCGCGTGGAAGCTGGGCCGGAACGGGGTGGACCCCGCCTCAACGGTGACCATCAACGGCGATCGGTTCAACGCGATCAGCGGACACCGCGACGCCTTCGCCACGGCCTGCCCGGGAGGCGCCCTCTACGCACAGCTGCCGACGATCCGCCGGGACACCGCCGCGCTGCTGCCCGACCAGGAGCCACCACCGTTCCCGGACGTGACTGCGGCGACGACCGACTTCACCAAGGAGATCGGTTGGCTGAAGGACGAGCGGATCACGATGGGTTACGCCGACGGGACCTTCGGGCCGAAGGACGACATCTCGCGTGAGGCGATGGCGGCGTTCTTGTACCGGGCGGCGGGCAGGCCCGCGGTGGAGAGTGCGCCCGACTTCACGGACGTCGACTCGTCGAGCGCGTTCGCCAGGGAGATCGCCTGGCTCCAGGACGAGCGCATCACCACGGGCTATGCGGACGGTACGTTCGGTCCCAAGAAGCGGATCTCGCGTGAGGCGATGGCGGCCTTCATGACCAGGTTCCTGCTCGAGGGGAGAGTGCCCGACGCCACTGCGCCCTACGAGTTCAGTGACATCGCCGGGACCCAGTTCGAGGACCACATCGCCTGGATCGCGGATCAGGGTCTGACCACGGGCCATGCCGACGGGACGTTCCGCCCGAAGAGCACAATCACCCGCGAGGCCATGGCGGCCTTCCTGTACCGCTCGCGGGAGATGATGGGCGTCTGA
- a CDS encoding ABC transporter ATP-binding protein: MSATTPASTGTDEPVLRIENLQVTFATDQGPVEAVKDVSLDVAPGEVLAIVGESGSGKTVTARSVLGLLAETATSEGAVLVGRHDVLSISRQEMRRLRGTDVAMIFQEPSTALNPVYKIGWQIIEGLRAHDRTLSKQQARDRTIKALTDVGIPDAQNRIDYYPHQFSGGQKQRIMIAMALALNPGLIIADEPTTALDVTVQAEILELLRDLRDRFGSSIVLITHNMGVVADLADRVAVMYRGELVEEAPAQELFANPREEYTQELLAAVPHLGRHSVSASLTEDELAAQLREPIVVRAKDLVIEYPGRLGQKAFRAVDGVSFEIHQGEVLGLVGESGSGKTTIGRAIAGLNRISGGSLSVLDHEMLNFRERAFMPLREQIGFVFQDPAASFNPHLTVGECVAEPLAVHRSDQKSSERRARVAELLEAVQLTRAHADRYPHELSGGQRQRASLARALALDPRLLVADEPTSALDVSVQARVLELFKELQAQFGFACLFISHDLAVVDMLAHRIGVLYRGELVEQGIGTQVLEDPQDPYTQRLIASLPVPDPQEQEVRREKHRQLLEQEGSSHA, from the coding sequence ATGAGCGCCACCACACCTGCGAGCACGGGCACCGACGAGCCGGTGCTGCGCATCGAGAACCTGCAGGTCACCTTCGCGACCGACCAGGGGCCGGTCGAGGCGGTCAAGGACGTCAGCCTCGACGTGGCCCCCGGCGAGGTGCTGGCGATCGTCGGCGAGTCGGGCTCGGGCAAGACGGTGACAGCGCGCAGCGTGCTCGGACTGCTCGCCGAGACAGCCACCAGCGAGGGCGCGGTCCTCGTGGGCCGGCATGACGTGCTGAGCATCTCCCGGCAGGAGATGCGACGGCTGCGCGGCACGGATGTCGCGATGATCTTCCAGGAGCCGTCGACAGCGCTGAACCCGGTGTACAAGATCGGCTGGCAGATCATCGAGGGACTGCGGGCGCACGATCGCACGCTGAGCAAGCAGCAGGCGCGCGACCGGACGATCAAGGCGCTGACGGACGTCGGGATCCCCGACGCCCAGAACCGCATCGACTACTACCCGCACCAGTTCTCCGGCGGGCAGAAGCAGCGCATCATGATCGCCATGGCGCTGGCCCTCAACCCCGGCCTGATCATCGCTGACGAGCCGACGACCGCGCTGGACGTCACGGTGCAGGCGGAGATCCTCGAGCTGCTGCGCGACCTGAGGGACCGCTTCGGCTCGTCCATCGTCCTGATCACCCACAACATGGGGGTGGTGGCCGACCTCGCCGACCGGGTTGCCGTCATGTACCGGGGAGAGCTGGTCGAGGAGGCGCCTGCGCAGGAGCTCTTCGCCAACCCCCGCGAGGAGTACACCCAGGAGCTGCTGGCGGCGGTCCCGCACCTGGGACGCCATTCGGTGTCGGCCTCCCTGACCGAGGACGAGCTGGCCGCCCAGCTGCGCGAGCCGATCGTGGTGCGGGCCAAGGATCTGGTGATCGAGTACCCGGGGCGACTGGGACAGAAGGCCTTCCGCGCGGTCGACGGTGTCTCCTTCGAGATCCACCAGGGTGAGGTGCTCGGACTCGTGGGGGAGTCCGGGTCCGGCAAGACGACCATCGGTCGGGCCATCGCCGGGCTGAACCGGATCTCCGGGGGGTCGCTGAGCGTCCTCGACCACGAGATGCTGAACTTCCGTGAGCGGGCCTTCATGCCGTTGCGGGAGCAGATCGGCTTCGTCTTCCAGGACCCGGCGGCGTCGTTCAACCCCCACCTCACGGTGGGGGAATGTGTCGCCGAGCCCCTCGCGGTCCACCGCAGCGACCAGAAGTCCTCCGAGCGGCGCGCGCGTGTGGCGGAGCTGTTGGAGGCCGTGCAGCTCACCCGCGCCCACGCCGACCGCTACCCGCACGAGCTGTCTGGCGGGCAGCGCCAGCGCGCCAGCCTGGCCAGGGCCCTCGCGCTGGACCCCAGGTTGCTCGTCGCCGACGAGCCGACCAGTGCGCTGGACGTCTCCGTGCAGGCGAGGGTGCTCGAGTTGTTCAAGGAGCTGCAGGCCCAGTTCGGCTTCGCCTGCCTCTTCATCAGCCATGACCTGGCGGTCGTCGACATGCTCGCGCACCGCATCGGTGTGCTCTACCGCGGTGAGCTCGTCGAGCAGGGCATCGGGACGCAGGTCCTCGAGGACCCGCAGGACCCCTACACCCAGCGACTGATCGCCTCGTTGCCGGTGCCGGACCCGCAGGAGCAGGAAGTCCGTCGGGAGAAGCACCGGCAGCTCCTCGAGCAGGAGGGCAGCTCGCACGCCTGA
- a CDS encoding NADPH-dependent 2,4-dienoyl-CoA reductase: MTEYPNLFAPLDLGFTTLRNRTIMGSMHTGLEDKAKDFERLAAFYAERAKGGAGLIITGGFAPNIEGTLYPFASKMTTSREARRHRQVTDAVHREGGTIALQLLHAGRYSYHPYSVSASRTKAPINPFTARALSEKGVRRQIRAFARAAELAREAGYDGVEVMGSEGYFINQFLAPRTNQRTDGWGGTPANRRRVATEIVRAVRAAVGEDFILVYRLSILDLVEGGQTWEEIQTLATEIEAAGATIISTGIGWHEARVPTIVTSVPRMAFTEVAERLRPHVSVPVVTSNRINMPDQAEQALAAGQADLVQMARPWLADPQWGTKALEGRGEEINTCIACNQACLDHTFQRKVASCLVNPRAGHETELVLSPTARRKRVAVVGGGPAGLSAAVAAAERGHHVELFEAGEEIGGQFALAMRIPGKEEFAETIRYFKGELERRGVIVHLERRADVSDLAGFDEVIVATGVTPRIPQIEGIDHPMVVSYPEAVLGTREVGERVAVIGAGGIGVDVTELLTTIESPTLDIKEWQDEWGVDPSSAQRGGLKEPHPQASPRTVHLVQRKESKIGAGLGKTTGWVHRMAIRAKGVHQITGASYERIDDEGLHLTVDGKPKTLAVDTVVVCTGQESVRDLVEPLRAMGVDAHVIGGADVAAELDAKRAIRQGTELAAAL, translated from the coding sequence ATGACCGAGTACCCGAACCTCTTCGCCCCGCTCGACCTGGGCTTCACCACCCTGCGCAACCGAACGATCATGGGGTCGATGCACACCGGGCTGGAGGACAAGGCCAAGGACTTCGAGCGGCTCGCGGCCTTCTACGCAGAGCGGGCGAAGGGCGGCGCCGGGCTGATCATCACCGGCGGTTTCGCCCCGAACATCGAGGGGACGCTCTACCCCTTCGCCTCGAAGATGACCACCAGCCGCGAGGCGCGACGGCACCGACAGGTGACCGACGCCGTCCACCGTGAGGGCGGGACGATCGCCCTGCAGCTCCTGCACGCCGGTCGGTACAGCTACCACCCGTACTCGGTCTCGGCATCGCGGACGAAGGCGCCGATCAACCCGTTCACCGCCCGGGCGCTGAGCGAGAAGGGGGTCCGTCGCCAGATCCGTGCCTTCGCCCGGGCAGCCGAGCTGGCGCGCGAAGCCGGCTACGACGGCGTCGAGGTGATGGGTTCCGAGGGCTACTTCATCAACCAGTTCCTCGCGCCCCGGACGAACCAGCGCACGGACGGGTGGGGTGGGACCCCCGCGAACCGACGACGTGTCGCCACCGAGATCGTGCGCGCGGTGCGGGCTGCCGTCGGCGAGGACTTCATCCTCGTCTACCGACTGTCCATCCTCGACCTCGTCGAGGGTGGACAGACCTGGGAGGAGATCCAGACGCTGGCCACGGAGATCGAGGCCGCCGGCGCGACGATCATCTCCACGGGAATCGGCTGGCACGAGGCGCGAGTACCCACGATCGTCACCTCGGTGCCGCGGATGGCCTTCACCGAGGTCGCCGAGAGGTTGCGTCCGCACGTGAGCGTCCCCGTCGTCACGAGCAACCGCATCAACATGCCCGACCAGGCCGAGCAGGCGCTTGCCGCGGGGCAGGCCGACCTGGTGCAGATGGCGCGTCCGTGGCTCGCCGACCCGCAGTGGGGCACCAAGGCGCTCGAGGGGCGTGGCGAGGAGATCAACACCTGCATCGCCTGCAACCAGGCCTGCCTCGACCACACCTTCCAACGCAAGGTCGCCTCGTGCCTGGTCAACCCGCGCGCCGGCCACGAGACCGAACTGGTGCTCTCCCCGACGGCTCGCCGCAAGCGCGTCGCCGTCGTCGGTGGCGGTCCGGCCGGGCTGTCGGCCGCCGTCGCCGCGGCCGAGCGAGGTCACCACGTCGAGCTCTTCGAAGCGGGGGAGGAGATCGGCGGGCAGTTCGCGCTCGCGATGCGCATCCCCGGCAAGGAGGAGTTCGCCGAGACGATTCGTTACTTCAAGGGCGAGCTGGAGCGCCGAGGCGTCATCGTCCACCTGGAACGTCGGGCGGACGTGAGCGACCTGGCGGGATTCGACGAGGTGATCGTCGCCACCGGTGTCACGCCGCGCATCCCGCAGATCGAGGGGATCGATCACCCGATGGTCGTGTCCTACCCGGAGGCCGTGCTGGGCACCCGCGAGGTGGGGGAGCGGGTCGCGGTCATCGGGGCCGGCGGCATCGGCGTCGACGTCACCGAGCTGCTGACGACGATCGAGTCGCCGACGCTGGACATCAAGGAGTGGCAGGACGAGTGGGGGGTGGACCCCTCGTCCGCCCAGCGGGGCGGTCTGAAGGAGCCCCACCCCCAGGCCTCACCGCGCACCGTCCACCTCGTCCAACGCAAGGAGAGCAAGATCGGCGCGGGCCTGGGCAAGACCACCGGTTGGGTGCATCGCATGGCGATCCGGGCCAAGGGCGTGCACCAGATCACCGGCGCCTCGTACGAGCGCATCGACGACGAGGGCCTGCACCTGACCGTCGACGGCAAGCCGAAGACGTTGGCGGTCGACACCGTCGTCGTGTGCACCGGGCAGGAGTCCGTGCGTGACCTCGTCGAGCCGCTGCGGGCGATGGGGGTCGACGCGCACGTCATCGGTGGCGCGGATGTCGCCGCCGAGCTGGATGCGAAGCGGGCGATCCGTCAGGGAACCGAGCTGGCCGCGGCGCTCTGA
- a CDS encoding Bax inhibitor-1/YccA family protein, with translation MSNPLLNRVADGAQRGGYAGFRESGARSQQGYAPGQPGRYGQQDLGRPQPGFGEPGTGPGLGGDGGGGRAITIDDVITRTGALFAVLVAVAAVAWTASAMSPAIGGVLFMVGLVGTLGLGLYIGFRRKPVSAALAMIYSVVEGVFVGAISQSYHMYFDASGGSIFESIVTQAILATLCVFGSMLLLYKTGVIKVTDKFRSIVSMMVMGYFVFSLINLGYMLFFDGSPFGFGGTGWMGIGISLFAIGLAAVMLTLDFDNIDKAIDAGLPSTFAWTLAIGLLITLVWLYLEILRLLGRLRSD, from the coding sequence ATGAGCAACCCACTACTCAACCGGGTCGCCGACGGCGCGCAGCGCGGCGGCTACGCGGGCTTCCGCGAGTCCGGCGCGCGCAGCCAGCAGGGGTACGCGCCCGGACAGCCGGGACGGTACGGCCAGCAGGACCTCGGCCGACCGCAGCCCGGTTTCGGCGAGCCCGGCACCGGCCCCGGGCTCGGCGGGGACGGTGGTGGCGGTCGGGCCATCACGATCGACGACGTGATCACGCGCACCGGTGCGCTCTTCGCAGTGCTCGTGGCGGTGGCCGCCGTCGCCTGGACCGCCTCGGCCATGTCACCCGCCATCGGCGGGGTGCTCTTCATGGTCGGCCTGGTGGGCACCTTGGGCCTGGGGCTGTACATCGGCTTCCGACGCAAGCCGGTCAGCGCGGCACTCGCGATGATCTACTCGGTCGTCGAGGGCGTCTTCGTCGGTGCGATCAGCCAGAGCTACCACATGTACTTCGACGCCTCGGGAGGCAGCATCTTCGAGTCGATCGTCACGCAGGCGATCTTGGCGACCCTGTGCGTCTTCGGCTCGATGCTGCTGCTGTACAAGACCGGCGTCATCAAGGTGACCGACAAGTTCCGCTCGATCGTCTCGATGATGGTCATGGGCTACTTCGTCTTCTCCCTGATCAACCTGGGCTACATGCTCTTCTTCGACGGTTCGCCGTTCGGCTTCGGTGGCACCGGCTGGATGGGGATCGGCATCTCGCTCTTCGCGATCGGCCTGGCCGCCGTCATGCTCACGCTCGACTTCGACAACATCGACAAGGCGATCGACGCCGGACTGCCGTCGACCTTCGCCTGGACGCTGGCCATCGGACTGCTCATCACCCTGGTGTGGCTGTACCTGGAGATCCTGCGCCTCCTGGGTCGCCTGCGCTCCGACTGA